The following is a genomic window from Arthrobacter sp. NicSoilB4.
GACTTCCTGACCCGGATCGCCAAACGCTGGGCGGACGCCTTGGAGCAGGACGGCGAGGAACCCGGCGAGCAGGAATTGCGCCAGCGGCAGGGCGCTTTCATACGGCGGGCCCACCGCGGACTGCAACATCTGGAAATCTTCGCCACGAGCGATCAGTTCGAACACTTGATCACGGTCATGAATACTGCCACTAACCCGCGGGCCGGCGTCGCATCCGATGCGATCACAGGCGCGGACGTTGCCGGTGCTACCGTGCCCGGTGCCGCCAGCGACGGCGGTGCGGACGGCTGTAACTCGGAGGGCTGTGACGCAGACGAGGCGGCCGCAACGGAACGGCTGGATCAGCGCACGCGGCCGCAGCGGCTTCTCGACGGCCTCGTCGGTGCCTGCAAGGCAGCACTCGCCGCCGGGAGGCTGCCCGCTGCGGGTGGGCTGCGCCCGCAGGTCATGGTCACCGTTGACTACCGTGACCTGCTGGAGCGGGTCGAAGGCGCCGACGCGAAACCCCGCGGCCCTGGCTCCAACGCGGGGACGCTGATGTTCACCGGCCCAGTCACGGCCTCGACCGTTCGAAAAATCGCCTGCGACGCCGATATCATCCCGATTGTGCTGGGTGGACAAGGCCGGATCCTCGACATCGGCCGAGCCTCGCGGGTTTTCCCGCCACACATCCGCAAGGCCATCACCGCCAGGGACGGGGGCTGCGCCTTTCCCCATTGCACTATTCCGGCGCCCTGGTGCGAGGCCCACCACATCCGGTACTGGTCCCGCGGCGGGAATACCGGCACCGGGAACGGAGCCTTGCTCTGTTCGCATCACCATCACTTGATACACAAGGAACAGTGGAGCATTCAGATGCGAAGCGGTGTTCCGTGGTTTATCCCGCCACCGCATCTGGACCCAAACCAGCGTCCGCGGCGAAACCGCTACTTCAGGCTTGAGTGAGACCGCCGGACTGGAGCCCAATCAGCCCTTCGGAGCAGCGGTCCCAAAGGGGAGCGGCGCGCCGGTTTCGAACGGAACTGCACCCTGTGCGGGCGTTTGGGTGGACCAACCGCCTTCCTGCTTGTTGGCAAAGATGAGCATTCGCTGGCTCTGCTCAAGCGGATCACCGTCCGGATAGGAGACGCCGGCGGAGCACGTCGCCGGCGTGGACGCGACGCGGAGCGGTGCTGGGCCCGGATCGCCCTTTAGGACAGTCTCGATCTCTACAAGATGGACCTTCGCCTTGTAGCCGTACATGAGTGTCTCGTCATCCACTCGGACGGGCTTGCCGATCAGCACGAGGACCGCGTGGTCGAACTGGTCCTGGGGCGTCTCGAAGCGGATCCAATCGACACAAACGTCGGAGGTTGCAGGGGGCAGCAGGGTGCAACCACTCGCCAATCCGCACGCCAGGAGCCCCGCGAGCGCCGCCTGCAAAGGTCTACGCATGCTCAGAACATATCCGCCGGGGAAACCGCGGTCTATGGGGAGACCTGTTTTGTGCACGGGAGGGGAAAAGTGCCTGCCGGCGGCCTCAACCCGGATTAGCGGAACTGGGCAAAGACCCTCAGAGGTTCGGGACGGAAGTCGGAGCCTTCGGTGAAGCCCAGGGCCTCATAGAAGGCGCGCTGTCCCGGTTCGTTGTCGGTGATCAGGACCATCTGCCGGACATGCCCGTAGCGTTTCTGCACGGCTTCGAGCAGCGCACGGCCGGCACCCGATTTCTGGAAGGCCGGATCCACCAGGATGTCCTGTACGTAGCAGATGGTCGCGTCGTCAGAGACGGCGCGGGCCAGCCCAACCAGCTCGCCGCCGGCAGCCCGGGCCGTGACAACGAAGGACGAGCCGCGGATGGCGCTGGCGAGGACATCGGGTTCCCGGGTGTAGGCGGTCCAGCCCACGGACTCGTACAGCGCCAGCACCTCGGAGTCGCAATCAGGTGCGCCGGCAAGGACCGTGAACTCTGGCATCGGAACAGTGTCGCACACAGGCGTTCCCAACAGTTGGGGCGGGAAGTGCTAGCGTATCGCCGATGCGCCAAACGGGCCGGGCCAGTGTGGCGTCAAATCCAGGGGGAATTAACCATGAACATATCCGTGAGCGTCCGCCCGTGCACGGCGGGCGATCTTGCCGCGCTGGGCCTGCACGAACCTCCGGGCTCGGGGATCGCCGCAGGCCTCTTGGACCGTCAGACTGCTGGGGACCTGATCTATGCCACGGCGTGGACCGGAGTCACCCCGCACGGCGGGGCGGTGCTGGATTTTCGTGCCGGGCCCGTCCCTGAGCTCAAGCATCTCTTCGTTTATCCCGGAAGCAGGGGAGCGGGGATAGGCCGGGCGCTCTGCCTCTGGCTGGAGGAACGTGCCAGGCTGGCTGGCCACAGCGGGATCATCCTCGGTGTTGAACCCGGAAACACAGCAGCAAGGGAACTCTACGAAGAACTTGGCTACCGGACCACCGGTGACGTCTCGACTTACTCGTACGGATTCCCTGATGCAGCCGGCAACTCATCTACTGCCACGGAAACGACTCACATGTACCGCAAAGAACTTCCCGCCCATGCAGCCGTTGACGCTTCGACTGCCCCCACACCAATCGAGGGGGGACCCTCCCGGGTCCTGTTCTACGGGGTGACAGGCAGCGGCAAGTCGTCCGCCGCCCGCGCCTACGCGCAGGCCACGGGGCTGCCCGAGTTCTCGGCGGACGATGACATCGGCTGGCTGCCCGGGTGGCAGCAGCGCACTGTCGAGGAGCAGCGGGACATCGCCGCCACAATTGCAGACCAGGACCGCTGGGTGCTGGACAGCGCCTACGGGGTCTGGCGGGACGTTGTGCTGCCACGGGCGGAGCTCGTCGTCGGACTGGACTATCCGCGCTGGCTCTCGCTGGCCAGGCTGGTCCGCCGCTCGCTCCGGCGGTCTTGGACCCGCGAACCCGTCTGCAACGGCAATCACGAAACGCTGGCCCGACTCTTCGTCGACGACTCGATTATCCGCTGGCATTTCCGGTCGTTCACAAGGAAGCGGCAGGTCATGCGGGGCCTCCAGACCGATGCCAGTATGCCGCCCACGATCCTGTTCCGCCATCCCCGGCAGCTCGACGAGTGGCTCGCGCAGCTGCCGGCGCAGTTGCCCGCCAAGTCCACGAGCGCCGGGCAGGCCGAAAGCCTCTGACCGCACGACGACGGACGGCGGCTACGCTGGAACCATGGCTGGATCCATGACTGGACTCAAAGCTGGGCGCGGCCTGCGGGAGGCTGAACGTGCTTCCCTGCTAAGGGCCGTGAAAGCTTTCCATACGTTCGCATGGTTCACCATTGAAGCCTGCATGGTCTACGTCCTCTACGCCGGTGCCCGCGGACGGACGGACAGGACAGTGGGCCTGGCAGCCGGCGTCGTGACGGCGGAAACCCTGGTCTTTGCCGCCAACGGGTTTCATTGCCCGCTGACCGCCGTGGCCAAGGACCTGGGCGACCAGACCGGCTCTGTCACCGACATCTATCTGCCGCGGTGGTTTGCAAAGAATCTCCCGGGCATCCACGTGCCACTGATTCTGGCCGCTGTGCTCCTGCACTGGCGCAACTACCGGGCCGGCGGCACCACTGCGGGGAACGGCCCCGGCGCTGCGCGCTTCATCCCCGACGCTGCGCCGGAGGCGGCCCGGTCCAACTAGCGCAGCGGGTTGCCGTCGAGATCGACGCGGAAGTCCTCGATCACCTTGTTGGTGGCCGTGTCGATGATGATCACGGAGTCCGCGGGCCAGGAAGGGTCGGGAACCACGGTGTACGGGACGTCCGTGATCAGGGTGGCCCTCCCGGCGTCGTTGATCCTCCGGCTGAAGGCGTCCACCACCGTATTCGTCCGGGTGTTGACTGCCACTGCTTCCTGGGGGAGCCCCGCCGTCTTGCCGTCGGCGGGCGTGGAGTTCCACCATCCTTCGTAGCCGCTCACTGACGATTCCGCCGACGCCGTCAGGGGCGCCGCTGGAGTTCCGGCTGCTTTCGCCTCGCCGCCGCAGGCGCTCAGCGACACCCCAGCCGCGAGAATCATACAAACGGCGGCCAGGCGCCGTGCTTCAGCTTTGTATCCCAAGATGATGTCCCCCAACATTTGTTCGCGGCCGGAGACCCCCGGCGCGGATGGGATGACCCTACCAGCCCCGTCACCTCACGGAACTTGCGCAGGAAACCGAGACCCGGGTCAGGGACCGGCCGGTGACCGCGACTCGGGCCAGTGACCGCCGCAACCGACCGCCGCGACCGCGACCCCGGGCCAGTGACCGCCGCAACCGACCGCCGCGACCCAGCCCGGCGACCGCCGCGACCGACAGCCGCGACCCGGGCCGCGACCGCCGGCAATCCGTGGCCCGAGCGCGGCCTACTTCTTTCCGAACAGACCGCCCAGGATCCCGCCGAATCCGCCAGACCCGTCATCGTCACTCTTACGCTCCGCCGGCTGGCTCTCGGGAAGGTCGACGTCGATCAACTCACCGGGGCGCGGCGCGCCGCCCGCGGGCTGGCCCTGCGGGTGGGCCTGAGGCTCCAGCGACGAGTCCTGCCTGGCGTCCGGAACGGCCGCCTGCGAGGACGACTGGCCCCCGCCGAAAAGCCCGCCCAGCAGATCGCCCAGACCGCCCATCCCCCCGGCGCCGCCGGCAGCGCCGCCGCCCAGGATCCCGCCCAGAATTCCCCCGAGGTCAATGCCGCCGGCACCAGCCGACCCGCCGTCGCCGGACCCAGCCTCGGACGACTGTCCGCGGCCCACGAGGATCTTGTTCGCGAGATAGGACATCACGATCGGGGCAAGGATCGGCAGCAGCTTCCTGACCAGGTCCCCACCCACGCCGCCGAGCTGGGCCGTCCCGGCGAGTTGGCTGGCGACCTGGTCCTGCTGCCCGCCGAAGACATGGCTCACGATCTTCTCACCATCCGCAGTGTCCACCTGCGAGACATCGACCCCGCCATCCAACAGCCCGTCCTGGTGCTGGCTGAGCGCCGACTCCAGCGAGGCGGCGCCGTCGGAGGCTTGCGCGTTGTTCTTCATGCCGGCCAGCAGCGTGGGCACCGCCGCCTCCACCGCCGTCTGGGCGGTCTGCCGGTCGGTGCCGAGCAGGCCGGCAATCTGGTCTACCGGTATCTGCCGCAGGATGCCTTGGAGCTCGCTCATGGGTACTCCTTCAGCCGCAGCTCAGTGCGGCCTAGCTGGAAGCGGCGCCTGCAGAGACGCCGTCGGACGGTTGCCCTTGCATCGTAGTCGGGGTGTCCCCAACGCGAAAGGACGCTTCCGGGGCCTGGCAGCGCCGTCGGAGGCAGCCCGCGTTTGCGGGTAATCTAGGAGAGTTCCGGGGCCGACTGGTTTCGCCGGAAGAGCACATGGCAGGAAGCAAAAAAGGCGAGGTTGATGGTCCACATCTGGAACGATCCGTCCGAAGTCCCGGCGGACTTTGGTCCCTCCGTCGTTACCTTTGGCAACTTCGACGGAGTGCACCGCGGCCACCAGCAGGTGCTCTCGCAGCTCATCCGGGTCGCCCGCCTGAACCACGCCCGTGCCGTTGCCATCACTTTCGATCCGCATCCGGCGCAGGTCCACCGTCCCGAATCCGCCCCCGAGCTGATCATGGGCCTGGAAGACAAATTGGTGGCGCTCGGCGAGCTGGGCCTCGACGCCGTGCTCGTGATGAAGTACTCCCTTGAACTGGCCAGCCTCACTCCCGAAGAATTCGTCGCCGACGTCCTGGTCGGCAGCCTGAAGGCAAGCCACGTGGTGATCGGCCACGACGCCCGCTTTGGCCGGGGAAATTCCGGCGACCTGGACACCATGCAGGAACTCGGCAAGAAGCTCGGCTTCGAAGTCCTCGTCATCAGCGAATTCGGTTCCGAAGGCTTTCCGATACACGGTGAACTGCACGACGACGGCGGCAAGGACCGCCGCTGTTCCTCCACCTGGGTGCGCGAGGCCCTGCGGGAGGGCGACGTCGCCACCGCCGCCGCCGTCCTGGGCCGGGCCCACCGGATGCGCGGAGAGGTGGTCCACGGCGCCGCGCGCGGCCGCGACCTCGGCTTCCCGACCGCCAACCTCGCCCCCGACGCCAGCGGCTACATCCCGGCGGACGGCATCTACGCCGGCTGGCTCGTGGACCAGGCCGGCACGCGCTGGCCAGCGGCCATCTCCGTCGGCTCCAACCCCACGTTCTACGGCGTCAGCCGGCAGGTGGAAGCCCACGTGATCGACCGCCCGGAAGAGGCCGTCGAGGACTTCGATCTGTACGGCCAGACAGTAGTGGTGGAATTCGTCGCCCGGCTGCGGGGGATGGTGGCGTACCGTGGCCCTGAGGCGTTGGTGGACCAGATGCGCCTGGACGTGGTCCAGGCCCACAACATCCTGTTCGCGCGCTAAACCGCCGGGCTGGGCCGCTTAACTCGACCGCTGTACAAAACCGCCGGGACTGACCCGTGGGGCTGAACCGCTGGGCTGAAAAACTGGAATGATTCACCGGGCGGCCTGCAAGTTCGCGGGTAGCTCCGCGCAGGGATTCACAGCCATTTGGCAAGGAAGGCAAGACTGTGACAATTGAGAAGAACACCAGGGAGCTGGACAAGGAAATTGTCCGGGACTTCAGTTCCCGGATGAGCTACGCGTCCTACCTGCAGCTGCCGACGCTGCTCAGCGCCCAGCAGCCGGTCAGCACTCCGGAGCACCATGACGAGATGCTGTTTATCATCCAGCACCAGACCACGGAACTGTGGCTCAAGCTGGTCCTGCACGAGCTCCGCAGCGCTGCCGCCTGGCTCCGCTCCGACGACCTCGGCTCGGCGCTGAAGGCGATCGCCCGGGTCAAGCACATCCAGAAGACCCTGACCGAGCAGTGGTCCGTGCTGGCCACCCTCACGCCCACGGAGTACTCGCAGTTCCGCGGCTTCCTGGGCAACTCCTCCGGATTCCAGTCCAGCCAGTACCGCGCCGTCGAATTCCTGCTCGGCAATAAGAACCGCAAGATGCTGCCGGTGTTCGAATCCGACCCCGAAGCCCACGCTATGCTGCTGGAGCTCCTCGAATCCCCGAGCATCTACGATGACTTCCTCGCCTACCTCAAGCGCCAGGGCTTTGACGTTCCCGCGTCGCTGCTGGAGCGGGACGTCACCCAGGCGCACGAGTTCTGCGCCGAGCTGGTGCCGGTGTTCAAGTACATCTACGAGAACGCAGCGGACAACTGGGGCGCCTACGAGGCCTGCGAGGAGCTCGTGGACCTCGAGGACAACTTCCAGCTCTGGCGCTTCCGGCACCTGCGCACGGTGCAGCGCACCATCGGCATGAAGACCGGCACCGGCGGCTCCAGCGGCGCCGCCTTCCTGCAGAAGGCCCTGGAACTGACGTTCTTCCCCGAGCTTTTCGCCGTCCGGACGGAGATCGGCCAGTGAGCATCTCCGCCAGCACAGAAGCAACCGACATCCTGTGGCAGCGGGCCCGGGACCTCGACGCCGCCGACCCGCTGGCCGCCTACCGGGACCACTTCATCGGCTCGGACACGGAACTGTCGTACCTCGACGGAAACTCCCTGGGCCGCCCGCTCAAGCGCACCGTTGCCGATATCAGCACCTTCATCCAGGACAGCTGGGGCGGGAGGCTGATCCGCGGCTGGGACGAGGAATGGCTGGAACTCCCGCAGGCCATCGGTGACCAGCTCGGCAGGGCCGTCCTCGGTGCCGCGCCGGGGCAGACCATCATCGCCGACTCCACCACCGTGGTGTTGTACAAGCTGATCCGGGCCGCGCTGGCCGCCGTCACGGACCCGGCCCGCACCGAAATCGTGCTGGACACGGACAATTTCCCCACTGACCGCTACCTCGTCGAGGGTATCGCCCGCGAGGAAGGCCTCACGCTGCGCTGGATCGACGCCGATCCCGCCTCCGGCGTCACCGTCGAGCAGGTGCGCGACGCCACCGGCCCGGCCACCGCCGTCGTGGTCCTGAGTCAGATCGCCTACCGTTCCGGGTTCCTCGCGGACCTGCCCGCCATTACCGCCGCCATCCACGACGCCGGCGCCCTGGTGGTGTGGGACCTGTGCCATTCCGCCGGGTCGGTGGAGATTGGCCTGGACGCCGCCGACGTCGACTTCGCCGCCGGCTGCACCTACAAGTACCTCAACGGGGGACCGGGCTCGCCCGCGTTCGCTTACGTCAACGCCCGGCACCTGCCGGGCCTTCAACAGCCGATCTGGGGCTGGATGGGCCGCAAGGACGCTTTCGAGATGGGGCCCGGCTACGAGGCCGCTGCAGGCATCCGCGGCTTCCTCAGCGGGACCCCGGCGATTTTCGGAATGCTCGCCATGCGCGGCACGCTGGACCTGCTGGAAGAGGTGGGCATGGCCGCCGTCCGGGAGAAATCCAGGCTGCTGACCGCGTTCGCCGTCGAGCTCCATGACGCCTGGCTCGCCCCGGCGGGCGTTGAACTCTCGACCCCGCGGGATCCGGAGCTGCGTGGCAGCCACATCACGGTGGACCACCCGGCGTTCCGCGAGATGACCTCGGCACTTTGGGACCAGGATGTCATTCCGGATTTCCGCGCGCCGCAGGGCATCCGGATCGGCCTGTCGCCGCTCAGCACGTCCTTCACCGAGCTGTACCGCGGCGTGGCGGCCATCCGCGGACAGTTGGCGGGCGGCGCGTCCGGGCAGCCGTAGGGCCTGCCGTTTCGACAAGTTCAACGGCGTGCCGGTAAACTAAACGTTGGATCCGGCTGCAGTCCGTGGCGGCTGGCTCTTGTTGTGCACGGGAAAGCCTCTCTTGGAGAGGGCGGACCCGGCGCGGCACCCCCGGCAGTGAATTACTGATTCGGGCCTCACGGCACATCTCTAGGAGTTATCGTGGCACTTGAAGCCGCTGTAAAGCAGTCCATCATCCAGGATTTCGCAACGTCCGAGGGCGACACCGGTTCGCCGGAGGTCCAGGTTGCAGTCCTGACTCAGCGGATCAAGGATCTCACTGAGCACATGAAGGTGCACAAGCACGATTACCACACCCAGCGCGGTTTGCTGGCCATGGTTGGTCGTCGCAAGCGCATGCTGACCTACCTCAAGAACACTGACATCACCCGCTACCGTAAGCTCATCGAGCGCCTCGGCCTGCGCCGCTAGTCAGCTTTAAGGGGCGGCCCCTTCCGGACCGGAAAGGGCCGCCTTCTTCAAACAAAAACTCAACAGGAGGATCAACCGCATCACGCATTCGCGGTCCTCGGTAGTGACCTCCGGGAACGGCTTCAAGGAACGAAGCCTTAGCCCGTGGGTCTCGATCGATGACCGGGTGCAGTGCAGGCCAGTAGACAGATGCTGGACTGGGTTGATGCGGCTGGACTCCGTGAACCATGAAACGGAGGTGACTCTCTATGGAGGGTCCCGAAATCCAGTTCTCAGAAGCAGTCATTGACAATGGCCGCTTCGGCAAGCGTGTAATCCGCTTCGAAACCGGCCGTCTTGCCAAGCAGGCAGCCGGCGCAGCGATGGTCTACATCGACGAAGAGACCGCGCTGCTGTCCGCCACCACCGCCGGCAAGCACCCGCGTGAAGGCTTCGACTTCTTCCCGCTGACCGTCGACGTCGAAGAGCGCATGTACGCCGCCGGCCGCATCCCGGGCTCGTTCTTCCGCCGCGAAGGCCGTCCCTCCACGGAAGCCATCCTGGCCTGCCGCCTCATGGACCGCCCGCTGCGCCCCGCCTTCGTCAAGGGCCTGCGCAACGAGGTCCAGATCGTCGTCACCGTGCTGTCCATCAACCCGGACGAGCTCTACGACGTGGTCGCGATCAACGCGTCCTCCATGTCCACGCAGCTCTCCGGCCTGCCCTTCTCCGGCCCGATCGGCGGCGTCCGCGTTGCCCTCGTCGCCGACGAGAACGGCTCGCAGTGGGTTGCGTTCCCGAAGCACTCCCAGCTCGAGAACGCCGTCTTCAACATGGTCGTTGCCGGCCGCATCGCCGGCGATGACGTCGCCATCATGATGGTTGAAGCCGAAGCCACCGACAACTCCTGGAACCTCATCAAGGAACAGGGCGCCACCGCCCCGACCGAAGAGGTTGTCTCCGAGGGCCTCGAGGCCGCCAAGCCGTTCATCAAGGCACTCTGCGAAGCACAGTCCGACCTGGCCGCCCGCGCAGCCAAGCCGACCGTCGAGTTCCCGGTCTTCCTGGACTACCAGGACGACGTCTACGCCGCTGTTGAGTCCGCTGCCGCCGACAAGCTGGCCGCTGTCTTCCAGATCGCCGACAAGCAGGAGCGCGACACCGCCTCCGACGAGCTCAAGGACGAGGTCACCTCCTCCCTGGCCGGCCAGTTCGAAGGCCGCGAGAAGGAGCTGTCCGCAGCCTTCCGCTCCGTCACCAAGCAGGTTGTGCGCCAGCGCATCCTCAAGGACCAGATCCGCATCGACGGCCGTGGCCTGACGGACATCCGCCAGCTCACCGCCGAGGTTGAGGTTCTGCCCCGCGTCCACGGCTCGGCCATCTTCGAACGCGGCGAGACCCAGATCATGGGTGTCACCACGCTGAACATGCTCAAGATGGAACAGCAGATCGACTCGCTGTCTCCCGTGACGCGCAAGCGCTACATGCACAACTACAACTTCCCGCCGTACTCCACCGGCGAGACCGGCCGCGTCGGCTCCCCGAAGCGCCGCGAAATCGGCCACGGTGCCCTCGCAGAGCGCGCCATCATGCCGGTGCTGCCGTCCCGCGAGGAATTCCCCTACGCCATCCGCCAGGTGTCTGAGGCTCTCAGCTCCAACGGTTCGACGTCGATGGGTTCCGTCTGCGCCTCCACGCTGTCCCTGCTGAACGCAGGTGTGCCGCTGAAGGCCGCTGTTGCCGGTATCGCCATGGGCCTGGTCTCCGACCAGGTTGACGGCCAGACCCGCTACGCCGCCCTGACCGATATCCTCGGCGCCGAAGATGCCTTCGGCGACATGGACTTCAAGGTCGCCGGTACCTCCGAGTTCGTCACGGCCATCCAGCTGGACACGAAGCTCGACGGCATCCCGGCCTCCGTCCTGGCAGCCGCCCTGAAGCAGGCCCGCGAAGCCCGCCTGCACATCCTGGACGTCCTGAACTCCGCGATCGACACCCCGGACGAGCTCTCCGAGTTCGCGCCGCGCGTCATCGCGGTCAAGATCCCGGTTGACAAGATCGGCGAGGTCATCGGCCCGAAGGGCAAGATGATCAACCAGATCCAGGAAGACACCGGAGCCGACATCTCGATCGAGGACGACGGAACTGTCTACATTGGCGCCACGAACGGCCCGTCTGCCGACGCAGCACGGTCCGCGATCAACGCCATCGCCAACCCGCAGATCCCGGAAATCGGCGAGCGCTACCTGGGCACGGTCGTCAAGACCACGACCTTCGGCGCCTTCGTTTCCCTGACCCCGGGCAAGGACGGCCTCCTGCACATCTCCGAGCTGCGCAAGATCGCCGGCGGCAAGCGCGTGGACAACGTCGACGACGTCGTCTCCGTTGGCCAGAAGATCCAGGTGGAAATCACCAAGATCGACGACCGCGGCAAGCTCTCCCTGTCTCCCGTTGTGGCTGACGAGGCGGGCTCGGAAAACGCTGACGACGCTGAGGTCTCCCTGGAGTCCGCAGAGTAGTCTTTTTCGAACTCAAGCAGCGGGGCCGGTGGATTAGTCCACCGGCCCCGCTGCCGTTAAAGGCAGGTAGGATTGCAGGCAGATTTGGCACGTTTCCCGTGACGGTTTTATTGAAAGGCCTTGATGACTGTCGTCCCCCTGCCGCTTGAGCAGAACCAGCACGCTGACACCCTGATCCACGGAGCCGACGGCGGTTCCGAGGTTCGCCGCTCGGTTCTGCCCGGCGGCGTCCGTGTGCTGACCGAGGCGATGCCCGGTCAGCGCTCGGCCACCATCGGCTTCTGGGTGGCCGTAGGCTCCCGCGACGAGGCGCCTGGGCAGCACGGCTCCACCCACTTCCTGGAACACCTCCTGTTCAAGGGAACGCAGCGGCGCACGGCCCTCGAGATCGCCTCGGCCTTCGACGAGGTGGGCGGGGAATCCAACGCCGCCACGGCTAAGGAAAGCACCTGCTACTTCGCCCGCGTGCTGGACACCGACCTTCCCATGGCGATCGACGTCATCGCGGACATGATCACCGGCGCCGTGCTGGACCCGCAGGAGATGGAGCAGGAACGCGACGTCATCCTCGAGGAGATCGCGATGGACAGCGACGACCCCACCGACGTCGCCCACGAACACTTCGTGGCTGCCGTGCTGGGCACGCACCCGCTGGGCCGTCCGATCGGGGGCACCCCGGACGCCATCCGCGCCGTCGCGCGGGACTCGGTCTGGGACCACTACCGCCGCTACTACCGCCCGGACGAGCTCGTCATCACCGCCGCCGGGGGACTGGACCACGACGTCGTCTGCGGACTTGTTGTGGACGCGCTGCATTCCGCGGGCTGGAGCCTTGAGCCCGACGCCGCCCCCGTCCAGCGCCGCTCCACTGACCGGGCCGAGATCACCGGCACCGCAGGCCTGCATGTGATCAAGCGTCCGGTGGAACAGGCCAACATCATCATGGGCTGCCCCACGATCGTCGCCACCGACGACCGCCGCTTCGTCATGAGCGTGCTCAACGCCGTGCTCGGCGGCGGGATGTCCTCCCGGCTGTTCCAGGAGGTCCGCGAGAAGCGTGGCCTCGTGTACTCGACCTACTCCTTCGCCTCCTCCTACGCCGATGCCGGCTACTTCGGCATGTACGCCGGCTGCACCCCGACGAAAGTCCGGCAAGTCCTCGAGCTGCTCGGCGCCGAGCTGGACAAGCTGGCCGACGGCGGCATCTCCGACGAGGAACTCCGCAAGGCCGTCGGACAGCTGTGCGGCGGAATCGTGCTGGCGCTGGAGGACACCGGCTCCCGGATGTCCCGGCTGGGCCGTGCCGAACTGGTCTCCGGCGAGTACC
Proteins encoded in this region:
- the rpsO gene encoding 30S ribosomal protein S15, whose protein sequence is MALEAAVKQSIIQDFATSEGDTGSPEVQVAVLTQRIKDLTEHMKVHKHDYHTQRGLLAMVGRRKRMLTYLKNTDITRYRKLIERLGLRR
- a CDS encoding DUF937 domain-containing protein, which gives rise to MSELQGILRQIPVDQIAGLLGTDRQTAQTAVEAAVPTLLAGMKNNAQASDGAASLESALSQHQDGLLDGGVDVSQVDTADGEKIVSHVFGGQQDQVASQLAGTAQLGGVGGDLVRKLLPILAPIVMSYLANKILVGRGQSSEAGSGDGGSAGAGGIDLGGILGGILGGGAAGGAGGMGGLGDLLGGLFGGGQSSSQAAVPDARQDSSLEPQAHPQGQPAGGAPRPGELIDVDLPESQPAERKSDDDGSGGFGGILGGLFGKK
- a CDS encoding GNAT family N-acetyltransferase codes for the protein MNISVSVRPCTAGDLAALGLHEPPGSGIAAGLLDRQTAGDLIYATAWTGVTPHGGAVLDFRAGPVPELKHLFVYPGSRGAGIGRALCLWLEERARLAGHSGIILGVEPGNTAARELYEELGYRTTGDVSTYSYGFPDAAGNSSTATETTHMYRKELPAHAAVDASTAPTPIEGGPSRVLFYGVTGSGKSSAARAYAQATGLPEFSADDDIGWLPGWQQRTVEEQRDIAATIADQDRWVLDSAYGVWRDVVLPRAELVVGLDYPRWLSLARLVRRSLRRSWTREPVCNGNHETLARLFVDDSIIRWHFRSFTRKRQVMRGLQTDASMPPTILFRHPRQLDEWLAQLPAQLPAKSTSAGQAESL
- the kynA gene encoding tryptophan 2,3-dioxygenase yields the protein MTIEKNTRELDKEIVRDFSSRMSYASYLQLPTLLSAQQPVSTPEHHDEMLFIIQHQTTELWLKLVLHELRSAAAWLRSDDLGSALKAIARVKHIQKTLTEQWSVLATLTPTEYSQFRGFLGNSSGFQSSQYRAVEFLLGNKNRKMLPVFESDPEAHAMLLELLESPSIYDDFLAYLKRQGFDVPASLLERDVTQAHEFCAELVPVFKYIYENAADNWGAYEACEELVDLEDNFQLWRFRHLRTVQRTIGMKTGTGGSSGAAFLQKALELTFFPELFAVRTEIGQ
- a CDS encoding HNH endonuclease signature motif containing protein, whose product is MTASEDVIQPQATRPGGGMLLAIPRPSPVPGEAVDAHCAVEAALALLRSCSGTAVPDAALFGMTGASDFAGRVEELSRVVDYLQLVAAGAVDRTRSQSSSGAGTAAAKFGSDAPAGRLTGWHTGPGGPAGFAPDRTWNEPGDINRSPEWVDDGYRTTAEFLRARLRISAVEARRRLALAADVLPRTGLSGQPLPAAKEELAAGVAAGDIASRAASIICLSLERVRHVSPPEDAARMEHALARTAAENDQDFLTRIAKRWADALEQDGEEPGEQELRQRQGAFIRRAHRGLQHLEIFATSDQFEHLITVMNTATNPRAGVASDAITGADVAGATVPGAASDGGADGCNSEGCDADEAAATERLDQRTRPQRLLDGLVGACKAALAAGRLPAAGGLRPQVMVTVDYRDLLERVEGADAKPRGPGSNAGTLMFTGPVTASTVRKIACDADIIPIVLGGQGRILDIGRASRVFPPHIRKAITARDGGCAFPHCTIPAPWCEAHHIRYWSRGGNTGTGNGALLCSHHHHLIHKEQWSIQMRSGVPWFIPPPHLDPNQRPRRNRYFRLE
- a CDS encoding GNAT family N-acetyltransferase, whose amino-acid sequence is MPEFTVLAGAPDCDSEVLALYESVGWTAYTREPDVLASAIRGSSFVVTARAAGGELVGLARAVSDDATICYVQDILVDPAFQKSGAGRALLEAVQKRYGHVRQMVLITDNEPGQRAFYEALGFTEGSDFRPEPLRVFAQFR
- the kynU gene encoding kynureninase, with the translated sequence MSISASTEATDILWQRARDLDAADPLAAYRDHFIGSDTELSYLDGNSLGRPLKRTVADISTFIQDSWGGRLIRGWDEEWLELPQAIGDQLGRAVLGAAPGQTIIADSTTVVLYKLIRAALAAVTDPARTEIVLDTDNFPTDRYLVEGIAREEGLTLRWIDADPASGVTVEQVRDATGPATAVVVLSQIAYRSGFLADLPAITAAIHDAGALVVWDLCHSAGSVEIGLDAADVDFAAGCTYKYLNGGPGSPAFAYVNARHLPGLQQPIWGWMGRKDAFEMGPGYEAAAGIRGFLSGTPAIFGMLAMRGTLDLLEEVGMAAVREKSRLLTAFAVELHDAWLAPAGVELSTPRDPELRGSHITVDHPAFREMTSALWDQDVIPDFRAPQGIRIGLSPLSTSFTELYRGVAAIRGQLAGGASGQP
- a CDS encoding bifunctional riboflavin kinase/FAD synthetase, coding for MVHIWNDPSEVPADFGPSVVTFGNFDGVHRGHQQVLSQLIRVARLNHARAVAITFDPHPAQVHRPESAPELIMGLEDKLVALGELGLDAVLVMKYSLELASLTPEEFVADVLVGSLKASHVVIGHDARFGRGNSGDLDTMQELGKKLGFEVLVISEFGSEGFPIHGELHDDGGKDRRCSSTWVREALREGDVATAAAVLGRAHRMRGEVVHGAARGRDLGFPTANLAPDASGYIPADGIYAGWLVDQAGTRWPAAISVGSNPTFYGVSRQVEAHVIDRPEEAVEDFDLYGQTVVVEFVARLRGMVAYRGPEALVDQMRLDVVQAHNILFAR